The DNA region GGTTTGGATATCTTATTTAACAGCAAATGTTATACCCCCGCAGCATCCAACCTTTTTGCTCCCTGCTCGCGCTGGCACGTTTCTCACCGCGCGGTCCGCGGTCAGGAATTGCCACGCCGCTCGTATTGGCAGCTGCCTACCTCCTCGTACCGGTGTGACCATAGCCTTTCGTCCCGGTCGATTGGGGAGGTCAATTATGTAAACGGTCGGATTGTGTTGTTTACACCAAACTGGTTTATTTCCTCTTGTGCGCGCCCTCGCGCCTTCGCTCCAGATGGTGCCATAATGGCTGACCAACGGCTAATGCGCGCCCTCTGCATGCGTCCCACCCACGAAACCTGGTCCATGGAACGGTAATAGTTGGGCACTTTCTCTCCTTTCGCCTGGCCAGGCGAAAAGCGTTTATGCAATCACACATTACTCACATCACCACTGGCCGGAATGACGCCATAAGGTAAACGCCGGCACTGTTATGGACCAGAGTGTGGACCACAGTGCCAGCCACAGAGTAAgagaagggtgtgtgtgtgcgaggggACCATTTGGTGATGATTGGATGAGCTCCTAAAAGTTCCTTGCGACACACAGGCGCAAACAAAGGACTGCGAGGCCTGTATCTCACCATCAGAAATTGACATCTCTACTGCTACATGTTACCGGTGTGGTAGGCATTGCCGACGCTAATTTGCATACATCTCTCATTTCATCGCCCCGAAAAGGTCAACCGATCGAACAGAggtgttggtgtttgtttttttgtgcttcttctctccattttatttttccttattCCTTATACAATCAGgctttatgttttattcataCGCTAAGGCTACTCTCCCTCGCAGACCCGAAGGTCGACTGCTTTCTTGGCTGGTCTATGCAGAAGCGTTTCGTCCTACTGCGCCGTCTAGTTATGGGGTTTTCTCCCTTGTTTCGACTTCTTCTCGTCCCACTACTAGATTGATTCTGCTTACAATTGCTTACGCCGCCGGTCGAGCTACTGGACAGGAAGGCTTGCGCAATCCACTAAGCAAGAAGGAATCTGGCAGCCTCACCCCGTGCGTGTGGTTTTTTTGCGGTTGGCTATTGTGTCACACCCGCCAAAGATGCGTGCAGATGATGTGTGCGAGGTATGCCGGAGCGGAAAACAAAATCGTTATGAAAATAGATGGATTGGATTGGATGCAGATGTAGAAAGACAGCGAGAGAAGGACAGTGCACGAGATGTAGCGGTAAGGATTGGTAAGTTGGTTTGGCATGAAATAATAGTGGCAAGAGTTCAGAAATAGGGGCATAATGACGAGATATGACGAAACAGAGGATGGAAAGTAAATCGGTTTCGAGAAAGAAGAGGAAGCTAgccagaagaagaaggcgTGAAAGATGAGAAAGTATGCACAGTGCAGTTGAAAAGTGTAGAACTGAACGAAAGATACACAGAGAgatagcgagagagaaagagagcatgAAATGAGGAAAGATATCGACCGACACAGTTGCAGGTCAATAGACTTTTGGGCAGTTGAGTACATCCTCAACTGCTCGATTGATGTCAGAAGGTACAGGGGTGTGGTGGATTGATCGTGTGATTcgtgattgattgattggtGGCAGGCACACGGACGGGACGTGACTGTTTGAGTGGTTCCTTTTGCGCATGGCCGTAACCGTCCaaaaatttttcgaccgaccgaccggtgGTGGCTTTTGCGGTGGCTTAGTGTGGATGGCGGACACCTTAGCTAACGGTAAACGAACAGTAGTAAAAAACGCGTTTTTTGTGGAGAGGGGAGACATTTATCACAAAGCAATGCTGGTGCGCTGATCCAGGCAGCAGGCAGCGGACGTCGTCgtcagcagcggcagcagcaactcaCTGCGCTCACGCCGAATGCACACAGGTCATTCAGTTCTTGTTAGCGTCCTCCTCCTTGTACCAGTCTTTGCTGCATGGGCGAGAAGataaagagacagagagagagtgtgtgtgtgtgtcccgcaCAAAACGGTAGCGCATTAGTGGGCTGTGGCGAGATTTTGGGGAACATTTCCAGCACCGCTACTTACCATTCCGGCACGTTCTCCGGATCGTCGCAGCGCTGCAGATCCTCGTTGTACACCATCTTGGCGTCGCACTTGCCGAGGCGCGGCTCGATACCGTTCAGGCAGTAGTAGAACTGGGAGCAGTCGCTCGGATGCGGATAGTTCGGGTGCGTGATGACCTGTCCATTTTTGTCGTAGCGCGTCTCCTTCGGACACTGGAAGCCGTCGTTGAGTTTTTCTGTgggtagaaagagagagaacaaaagtGTGTCTCCGTTAGCAAATGTGCTCCAGAGTCGATCCAGGGATCTCGGGATTTCGAGCGCCTCACTACTCACTGTTGGCGTTGCTGCCGCAGCCCTCGCGGGCGGCCACATCGGGCCACACGCAGGTACCGGACTTTTCGTCAAAGTGCAGCCCACCGGTACAGCTCATCTCCAGCTCCTCGCCGTTGATGCAGCTGTAGAACACGTTGCAGATCGACGGGTCCGGATGGCTGAAGAATCCGTTCTTGCGCGGACAGTAGTCGGTAGTACCCTGGGCTGGTTCTGTTGTCGGTTGTTGTTGGTTATAGAGGATATAGACACAAAACAAGCAGACAAATCGTTACCACAACTAGCCTTTGTAGGGGAAGAAGGAAGTGTTCCACACTCAGCAACGACACTTACGCAGCTCGAACCGATCGCCACAGTCGACGTTGAAGGGTTGGTCGCACTTGTTGACCAGCTTGATCGTCGGATCGAAGACGAGCCCGTCCGGGCAGAGCTTCTCGGTCGCTTCGCCCTCGTCGCACACGTAGTACTTGTCGCACTGCACCGGATCCTCGAACTGTCCCCGGTTCTTGGGACACTTGAACTGGGCATCTTGGAgatgacacaaaaaaaaaacagagccgGGAAATAGTTAGAACCTCGCTACGGAAtggtaaacacacacaccagcagcatcacAGCTTTCCACACCGGTGATTCTTCGCCTTACCTACGATTGCTGCGGGgattagcagcagcatcgcTGCCAGCACACTGCTTCTCGTTGCGGCCATCGTAAGCTGTGGTCTTTGTATTTGTTGGGGAGCTGACTGACTGGCGTGAAGAAGTGAAAAGCTGACGATGGTTCCCGCGTTTGGAACCAGGCCTGTACACCACCGTGGATGATCGAGTAGCGGCTTCTGCGACTGCGGCTGCGCTACCAAGCGTTCCCGTAGTTACCGATAAACTACGCGATGTCGATGATGCGACTCTCACTTTTGTTAGCACCGTACCACCGACTCGCAACGGACCGACCGACTCGGTTGGGCAAGAGCGGGATGGTGGGGAGTGGGTAGTAGGGGCACGGATCCGGTCCTCCGTCGTGTCGGACAAGGGTGGAAGCTAGCTCATGCGGACAAGAAGTGCGAAGGTGGAGCAGTAGGAATATGCTCGGTTCCTCTACGCTCCAAATATCttcctgctctctctctctctctttctctctctttctgtttctctctctcggtcgCGGTCGGTCTCTTTCCTTCGCACGCTGTTCGGGAAGGTATAACATCCTATCCCGCCCCAAGCCGCCCCTGTAGCCCGCGCATACGTGTATCTGCTACTCTGTTGCCAACCAAAGTGCCGTCCAATTCCCTCCCGAGGTGTCTGCGCGAAAGGTAGGGGGTGTCCCTATTGCAAAACCGGCGCGGCAGTTCGAATTTCAGGCTCCTTTGCATTGCCGAGCGTCGTCGTGCCACGTCGCCATCGTGATCGTGGCTGCCATATTGGCAGGAGGGATGGTTTTGGGAGGCTGTGAGGGCGAGGCTGTAGGAGTAGCCAAACAACTACATCTCCGCTTGCATCCCTTTTCCCTCCTCCCGCCCCGGAGGGGAGGTCTATTTCCAATCGGGCACGACGCCCCGTTGGAATGAAGCCGAAATCTGGGTGCGACCCGCGAACGTCAGAAGAATGTGAAATGGATAGCTATCGGTCCGTGCCCGGCTGCGGGGTGTGCAAGCTCTACGGTGGGAGAATGGAACTGGGGGAAAATCTGCAGCAAGCAGGCGGTCGGAGGACCCGCACTGGACGGCTGCCGGGCAACGGAGAAGTTGCCAACTCCAAACTGCAACAGGCCGGCTAACAGGCAAAGGCCAAGACCTGGGACGAGAGCCTCGGAGGTATTTGGGAGTGCGGTGTAATTTAGGCTGACTAACGGGCTCCCTAGATGAAGCAGGTAATTGTAATGTACGCCCCGCCCGAGATGCGTGGGCAATGCGAATGCCCGCCGTGCACGGCATGACAATTTCGCCGTGCTTTCGTACGCCACGCCAGCAGCCCGGCGGGTCATTGGCTAACCGAAATGGGGGTGTCGCCCGATGGCAAAACACGTCAAACACGGCAATGCTTCCTGCTTCGGTGTGACGCCGTCGACCTCCCTCCCCGCGGGCTGCGTTAGCAGGGCAATTCCGTGAGCCCGGTCGTAAGTAGCGCCCGTGTGACGCTGCAGCCACCTTTTGCCGTCGTCACGCTattgtgttttccttttcctcctttcttttttgtcgttgttgatgttgttgttgttgttgggtttGGCCCTCGCTCACTATCTGTCACTGACGCTTGACGACTAGACCGAGACAGAAGGCCAACTGACAGGGGCAGGGGTCACAAACCAGCACCACCGTGCTTCCTGGTTATTTACCGACTGCCAGGCTCTCGAAATGAACGAGAGCGACAATAGAAGACGCCGATAGTTGTTAGGACATTAGTGCGCACCGCGTGCCTCAGACACTGGGAAATGGCAGGTCTTGCAGTACGGTGTAGTCGCTGGAGCTTGGTTGGTCGCTGGTTAGCCTTGGTAACGTTTCCGCAAAATGTTTGCAGCCCTAGCTAGCAAACGGTTAGCTTGGGTGGGTAATAGTAAAAGCGTGACCATACACGGATGACGTATGCGACGAGAGTGGAGCGTTTGGTTAGTACAAGAATAGTGATCAGTGTACACCAGACATCTTTTACTTCTCGATTGGCGCTTCAAATATGCGAGGACACCTTCACCTTCATAAACAGATCCTACCACCCACAAGCAAGGATATCAAATGACATCTTCTTGCCAACCAGCACGAACAGAGCGAAGCATACATAATTCCAAACGCCACGCCAACTCTCGCTTTCTTGTGGCCCGGGATCAGGTTACCCATAATTTCATAATCACCCGCCCAGCTCCGGTTTGTAGGTCAAATCTTTGCCGCTACTCCGCTCCCTTTCGCATCTCCCAAaacccacagacacacacgcgggTGCACGTTATTCAATATGCTCCACCTCCTGCTCCTCCAATTCCACCCTGGGATCCAGTTCTACGCCATCTCCACAACACGCACGGTTGCTCTCGTTTTTGCGCACAAcgtcaacaaaacaacatcctCCTCTTTGGACGGGTTTTTGGAGCCCGAAGGGCAGCAGAAGAAGCCGTAGCGAAGGGAGCGAAGTAGCAAACCAGCAAAGCGCATTGGTTCACTTTCGATTTCGTTAGCCTTGTGCGGCTGGGGCTGGGGTCGTGAGGCTCCGGCAATGCGAAGATTCCATCTTCAGCAGCCGCCTTTG from Anopheles coluzzii chromosome X, AcolN3, whole genome shotgun sequence includes:
- the LOC120952405 gene encoding protein obstructor-E-like, encoding MAATRSSVLAAMLLLIPAAIVDAQFKCPKNRGQFEDPVQCDKYYVCDEGEATEKLCPDGLVFDPTIKLVNKCDQPFNVDCGDRFELQPAQGTTDYCPRKNGFFSHPDPSICNVFYSCINGEELEMSCTGGLHFDEKSGTCVWPDVAAREGCGSNANKKLNDGFQCPKETRYDKNGQVITHPNYPHPSDCSQFYYCLNGIEPRLGKCDAKMVYNEDLQRCDDPENVPECKDWYKEEDANKN